In Fragaria vesca subsp. vesca linkage group LG5, FraVesHawaii_1.0, whole genome shotgun sequence, the genomic stretch GATCATGCTTATGATGATGTCACGGAGAAACTCCGGGGAGTTGTTGTTGTCATTTTCGATGAACCGAGACAACAAATCTTCTTGTTGTTTGTAGCTATTGTTTTCCATTCGAGACCTTATTATCTTATCTGCATAGTTGTGAACGATTTCGATTGATTCTCGTAATCTCTTTTCTGATCCAATGTTGAAAAGCTTTTTGAACATGAGAATAAATTGAAAGGCGTAAAAGAACCTTCCAGAGCAAAGCGTGGCTGCGTCATCAAACGCCCGGATAAACTCGGCGGCGGATTTTCCATCACCGCCGAGACAACCCGGGTCGACGTTGGAAGCCATCTTACAGATATTGTCGAAAGCAAACCGCTCCAAGACGTCCTGGAGGTCTAAACGACACCCCGTGTCGGAGGCTCGCACCAAAAGCGGAACCAACCTGGTCTCAATCTCGAAGCTGACATTATCCATAACGAAGTTTCTTAGGGATTTGATGTTGAATGCATAGCTGGCCGTCTTTCTCTGGACCTTCCAGAGCTCACCGTCGGCGTTGAAGATTCCGTCTCCGAGAAAATCATTGAAGAGAGAGATGACCCGCTCGCCTTTCGGGTAGTTCTCGAAGTTGATCTGGAGGATGTGCTCCACGTTTAGTGGGTTGGCCGTGACGATGGCGTGGACTTTTCCCGGGCTGAAGAAGACGGCTGTGTTGGTGGGACAGTTGCGGAGAATTTCTGTGGTCCAGTCGAGGAAGCGATGCCGGTTCTTCAGGAATTCCGGTAGGGATCCGAGAATCGGGTAGTTTTTAAAGCCGATGTTTGTTGATTTCTTTGGTCGAGTAGTGTAAAAATGTAGGTAGACAGAAATGGATAGGAAAGCTAGACAAAGGAAAAATTGCAGAGAGAATAATATCTCCATGGCTAATTATATGGACTTAACACATCGGGTACGTAATGAAGTATTATCACTATGATGATACTTATATATAGACATTGGGATGACTACGTACATAAGCATGAGGAGGAAGTTGATGTTTTTGTGCCGTTCTTCGTGGCGTTAAAGGTCATGTATTTGGTGCTTTTGCTTTGAACATTAACGTTCGTATTTTATTTTCAAAATAGCGACATAGAATGTGGCAAGTATTGTTTGTGCCCCAAGCTCTTGTTCAGGCTTAGATTGTCACTGGTTTGGTGTGCGCCCCCACAGCTCTTGTAGTCTTGTTCAACAAGCTCGATTGATGGCAAACTCTACTGCGTAGCAGATCGAACATGCCAACAAGTAATTAGTAAATAAATATTTACTTGACAACAGGGACGGAGCTAGGATTTTGAACTCGACTAGGCTGAAATTTCATTTGATATAAATTTCATACAACATAAATATATTTATTGTATAATTAAAATTTAACTCGAAACAAGTTAAGATGCAGCTTGAGTGCTTGACTACATACTCTACGATTGTAGCAAATCTATACCTATTCTGTGAAGAGGAAGAAGATTTAGGCATTTGAAGGGGAAGAATTGAAGAAGAACTACATCTTCCATCCTCTTGTTATAAA encodes the following:
- the LOC101311003 gene encoding cytochrome P450 94A1-like encodes the protein MEILFSLQFFLCLAFLSISVYLHFYTTRPKKSTNIGFKNYPILGSLPEFLKNRHRFLDWTTEILRNCPTNTAVFFSPGKVHAIVTANPLNVEHILQINFENYPKGERVISLFNDFLGDGIFNADGELWKVQRKTASYAFNIKSLRNFVMDNVSFEIETRLVPLLVRASDTGCRLDLQDVLERFAFDNICKMASNVDPGCLGGDGKSAAEFIRAFDDAATLCSGRFFYAFQFILMFKKLFNIGSEKRLRESIEIVHNYADKIIRSRMENNSYKQQEDLLSRFIENDNNNSPEFLRDIIISMILAGRDTTSSALSWFFFLLSSRASVQLNILNELEAIRARNGKRMGHTYGFDELKDMHYLQAAILEAMRLYPPVPVDSKQCINDDVMPDGTVLKKGWFVTYHAYAMGRMETIWGKDCREYVPERWIGEDGTCQQESAFKYPVFHAGPRMCLGKDLAFIQMKSIAASVIVRFEVDVEDKDTSPAHLLSMTLRIKGGLAVSVRKRCI